Proteins co-encoded in one Cupriavidus metallidurans CH34 genomic window:
- a CDS encoding efflux RND transporter periplasmic adaptor subunit: protein MKLRLSSLGPVVLTLAVTAVGAVVVKHLWDYYTVAPWTRDGHIRAEVVQVAPDVSGLVTRIAVKDNQHVKAGDVLFEIDHERYALALRQAEATAAAVRANLAQARREAKRSQTLSEVVSKEIVEEGLAKVQQGEAQLAQAEAAIGVAKLNLERTHVVSPVEGYVNDRLPRLGDYVVTGKPVLSMVDSNSFHVEGYFEETKLKGIHIGSPVDIRVMGEKRVLHGHVQSIAAGIEDRDRTNGSNLLPNVNPTFNWVRLAQRVPVRIQFDQMPEDVRLVAGRTATVSVKADDEKNIGETGDKPTAPAAGRSASQDKVALAGKRAPSTGAVQ, encoded by the coding sequence ATGAAACTGAGACTCTCCTCGCTCGGGCCAGTTGTGCTGACGCTGGCCGTCACCGCCGTTGGCGCGGTCGTCGTCAAACACCTGTGGGACTACTACACCGTGGCGCCGTGGACGCGCGACGGTCACATTCGCGCCGAGGTGGTGCAGGTGGCGCCCGATGTCTCCGGGCTGGTCACGCGGATCGCGGTCAAGGACAACCAGCATGTGAAGGCAGGCGACGTCCTGTTCGAGATCGACCACGAGCGCTATGCGCTGGCGCTGCGTCAGGCGGAAGCCACGGCGGCGGCGGTGCGCGCCAATCTGGCCCAGGCACGCCGCGAGGCGAAGCGCAGCCAGACGCTTTCCGAGGTGGTTTCCAAGGAAATCGTCGAAGAGGGGCTGGCCAAGGTGCAGCAGGGCGAGGCCCAGCTGGCACAGGCCGAGGCCGCGATCGGCGTGGCGAAGCTGAATCTGGAGCGCACCCACGTGGTGAGCCCGGTGGAAGGCTACGTCAACGACCGCCTGCCGCGTCTGGGGGATTACGTCGTGACCGGCAAGCCGGTGCTGTCGATGGTCGATTCGAACTCGTTCCACGTGGAAGGCTACTTCGAGGAAACCAAGCTGAAGGGTATCCATATCGGCAGCCCCGTCGATATCCGCGTCATGGGCGAGAAGCGCGTGCTGCACGGCCATGTGCAGAGCATCGCAGCCGGTATCGAAGACCGTGATCGCACCAATGGCTCGAACCTGCTGCCGAACGTGAATCCGACGTTCAACTGGGTGCGTCTGGCGCAGCGCGTGCCGGTGCGCATCCAGTTCGACCAGATGCCCGAGGATGTGCGCCTGGTGGCAGGACGCACGGCCACCGTATCGGTGAAGGCCGATGACGAGAAGAACATCGGGGAAACGGGAGACAAGCCGACCGCGCCGGCGGCCGGCCGTAGTGCCTCGCAGGACAAGGTTGCGCTGGCCGGCAAGCGCGCGCCCTCAACCGGAGCAGTGCAGTGA